One stretch of Miscanthus floridulus cultivar M001 chromosome 18, ASM1932011v1, whole genome shotgun sequence DNA includes these proteins:
- the LOC136520506 gene encoding protein HOMOLOG OF MAMMALIAN LYST-INTERACTING PROTEIN 5-like, whose amino-acid sequence MGSESEPAKGLLPYLQRADELQKHEPLVAYYCRLYAMEKGLRIPQKERTKTTNSILISLMNQLEKDKKSLTLGPDDNLHLEGFALNVFAKADKQDRAGRADINTAKTFYAASIFFEILNQFGELQPDVEQKQKYAIWKASEIRKALKEGRKPEAGPPGGDKDEAPVNTTTISQDMGQSPSFSSVHQGSEASPGPVIMDFSRRDSFSAVQPGNNVPRQSTEFNDHPSTQLPYSPPPPSQSQHPSPSQSYSSPSYQATDYPSSDFHKPSPNYSSPPYTSTDYPTNEVHKPPSNYSPPPYTRTDHPSNDGYNPHSNDKPDVSAYPQAYQPPPCTIDPQHTSQNYYSTEAPAAPYNYPNFQSYPSFQDSTAPSVLTHQSSFYPASDGPAATSYTPASNSSAPTHYHSTAESSPQLTPPAAPPASQYKYDSSYQPEVEKIAEAHKAARFAVGALAFDDVSVAVDHLKRALDLLTNPSAEPH is encoded by the exons ATGGGGAGCGAGTCGGAGCCCGCCAAGGGGCTGCTGCCTTACCTGCAGCGCGCCGACGAGCTGCAGAAGCACGAGCCCCTCGTGGCGTACTACT GTCGGCTCTACGCGATGGAGAAGGGGCTGAGGAtaccccagaaggagcgcaccaAGACCACAAACTCCATCCTCATCTCCCTCATGAACCAGCTCGAGAAG GACAAGAAATCGTTGACTTTGGGGCCTGATGACAATCTTCATTTGGAGGGATTTGCATTAAACGTCTTTGCTAAAGCAGATAAACAGGACCGTGCTGGACGAGCTGACAT AAACACTGCTAAAACCTTCTATGCTGCAAGCATCTTCTTTGAGATTCTTAACCAGTTTGGCGAGCTTCAACCTGAT GTTGAGCAAAAGCAGAAATATGCCATCTGGAAAGCATCTGAAATAAGAAAAGCTCTCAAAGAAGGCCGGAAGCCGGAAGCTGGACCACCTGGTGGGGATAAAGATGAAGCGCCTGTCAATACCACCACCATTTCTCAA GATATGGGGCAAAGTCCTTCCTTCAGCAGTGTACACCAGGGCAGTGAAGCATCACCTGGACCTGTCATCATG GATTTTAGTAGGCGGGATAGCTTTTCTGCTGTGCAGCCAGGAAACAATGTCCCTCGCCAAAGTACAGAGTTCAATGATCATCCCTCTACCCAGTTACCCTATTCACCCCCACCACCCTCGCAATCCCAGCATCCTTCTCCATCACAATCTTATTCCTCTCCCTCGTACCAGGCAACAGATTACCCTTCTTCTGATTTTCACAAACCATCCCCCAATTATTCATCTCCCCCCTACACAAGCACAGATTACCCTACCAATGAGGTCCACAAACCACCTTCCAATTATTCCCCACCTCCTTACACCAGGACAGATCACCCTTCCAATGATGGCTACAATCCTCACAGCAATGATAAACCAGATGTTTCGGCTTACCCTCAGGCATACCAACCCCCACCCTGCACAATTGACCCTCAGCACACCTCTCAAAACTACTACTCCACCGAAGCCCCAGCTGCTCCATACAACTACCCTAATTTCCAGTCATATCCAAGTTTCCAGGACAGCACGGCACCTTCTGTCCTGACGCATCAATCTTCATTTTATCCTGCAAGTGATGGCCCTGCAGCTACATCATACACTCCTGCCTCAAATTCCTCCGCCCCAACACACTACCACTCAACTGCTGAGTCTTCACCTCAACTTACTCCTCCAGCTGCGCCACCAGCTAGCCAGTATAAATATGATAGCAGTTACCAGCCTGAAGTTGAGAAGATTGCTGAGGCTCACAAGGCAGCCAGATTTGCTGTCGGTGCTCTTGCATTCGACGATGTATCTGTCGCTGTGGATCACCTGAAACGTGCACTGGATCTTCTGACAAACCCTTCTGCTGAACCTCATTAG
- the LOC136521556 gene encoding 65-kDa microtubule-associated protein 1-like, whose amino-acid sequence MAGDITCGSLLQKLQLIWDEVGESEEDRDKVLYQLDQECLDVYKRKVDQATNSRDLLIQALDDSKIELARLLSALGEKAIARTPEKTTGTIKQQLAAIAPTLEQLTKQKNERKREFVNVQSQIDQICGEIAGTIEVGEQVTTPQVNEDDLTLERLEDFRSQLQELEKEKRNRLEKVLEYVSMVHDLCTVLGMDFLSTVTEVHPSLDDSVGDNCKSISNDTLSKLDKTVATLNEDKKLRLSKLQELAGQLYDLWDLMDAPKEERRMFDHVTCNRSASVDEVTAPGSLALDLIEQAEVEVQRLDQLKYSKMKEIAFKKQTELEDIYAGAHIVIDTAAAHEKILALIEAGNIEPSELIADMDAQIAKAKEEALSRKDILDKVERWMSACEEESWLEDYNRDDNRYNSSRGAHLNLKRAEKARILVNKIPALVETLVAKTRAWEENRGLSFMYDGVPLLAMLDEYVMLRQEREEEKKRMREQKRYIEQQLNTDHEGPFGSRVSPNRPASSKKAIGPKLNGSVSNGTPPNRRLSISGQQNGGGHGRSGGKDNKKDTAKTASPGNNAAAAAAAPVGVAATAKEDTASQVSVTDPVPSTP is encoded by the exons ATGGCCGGTGACATTACATGTGGATCCTTGCTGCAAAAATTGCAG TTGATATGGGATGAAGTTGGCGAGAGTGAGGAGGACCGTGACAAGGTCCTTTATCAGCTGGATCAGGAATGCCTTGATGTTTACAAGAGGAAAGTTGACCAAGCAACAAACTCTAGGGATCTCCTGATCCAGGCGCTGGATGACTCAAAGATAGAACTTGCTAGGCTTCTTTCTGCTCTTGGAGAAAAAGCTATTGCAAGAACC CCTGAGAAGACAACAGGAACAATCAAGCAACAGCTAGCTGCTATAGCGCCAACACTTGAGCAGTTGACTAAACagaaaaatgaaagaaaaagAGAGTTTGTTAATGTACAATCACAAATTGATCAAATATGTGGTGAAATTGCTGGCACCATAGAGGTGGGCGAGCAGGTGACAACACCTCAAGTCAATGAGGATGATTTGACACTTGAGAGGCTTGAAGATTTTCGGTCTCAGCTCCAGGAGCTTGAGAAAGAGAAG AGGAATAGGTTGGAGAAGGTTCTTGAGTATGTAAGCATGGTACATGATCTTTGTACCGTCTTGGGGATGGATTTTCTCAGCACAGTGACTGAAGTTCATCCCAGTTTAGATGATTCTGTTGGTGACAACTGTAAGAGCATTAGTAATGATACATTGTCAAAACTTGACAAGACGGTAGCTACACTTAATGAAGATAAGAAGTTGCGTCTAAGCAAG CTTCAAGAACTTGCTGGTCAGCTCTATGATCTTTGGGATCTCATGGATGCCCCCAAGGAAGAAAGGCGCATGTTTGATCATGTTACATGCAACAGATCAGCATCTGTGGATGAAGTCACAGCACCTGGATCTCTTGCTCTAGATTTAATTGAACAA GCTGAGGTTGAGGTTCAAAGGTTAGACCAGCTGAAATACAGCAAGATGAAAGAAATAGCTTTCaagaagcaaactgagctggaagATATCTACGCTGGTGCTCATATAGTAATAGACACAGCTGCTGCTCATGAGAAAATATTGGCGCTGATTGAGGCAGGTAACATAGAACCATCAGAACTAATTGCAGATATGGATGCCCAGATAGCAAAAGCAAAGGAAGAAGCATTGAGTAGAAAAGATATCCTTGACAAAGTAGAAAGATGGATGTCTGCGTGTGAAGAAGAGAGCTGGCTTGAAGATTATAACCGG GATGACAACAGGTATAACTCTAGCCGAGGTGCCCACCTGAATCTGAAGCGTGCAGAAAAAGCTCGTATTCTTGTTAACAAGATTCCAG CACTTGTTGAAACTCTGGTGGCAAAGACCAGGGCATGGGAGGAGAACCGTGGTCTGTCCTTTATGTATGATGGTGTACCTCTTCTAGCTATGTTGGATGAGTATGTTATGCTCAGGCAGGAAAgggaagaagagaagaaaagaatGCGG GAACAAAAGCGCTACATTGAGCAGCAACTGAACACTGATCATGAAGGGCCATTCGGATCGCGAGTTAGTCCAAATCGGCCTGCCAGTTCGAAGAAGGCCATTGGCCCAAAGTTGAACGGCAGCGTCTCAAACGGCACTCCTCCAAACAGAAGGCTCTCAATCAGTGGCCAACAGAacggtggtggccatggcaggTCTGGAGGGAAGGATAACAAGAAAGACACGGCGAAGACAGCATCTCCTGGGAAcaatgcagctgcagctgcagctgcacctGTTGGTGTGGCAGCAACAGCCAAAGAAGACACGGCCTCCCAAGTTTCTGTCACCGATCCGGTTCCGAGCACACCATGA